A genomic stretch from Caldicellulosiruptoraceae bacterium PP1 includes:
- a CDS encoding D-alanyl-D-alanine carboxypeptidase family protein translates to MLKNIKFFVLINLLVLLLFSNLIAYASQDIKISSVSAIAIDANTGQVLYQKNPHERLYPASTTKLITALVALEKEKNLNKLFTVSKNATLIELGSSSFYLTEGETISFKDLLYTLLLISANDSANVIAENISGSISSFVNEMNNYALNLGLKDTHFENPNGLHNDNHYTSAYDLSILASKAYKNKIIRDIVKTESYTVNTASKHIKPYSKIIYNINKLIRKNSKYYYKYANGMKTGYTTHAKRTLVASAYYNNMNIIVVTLKSENAFDDAIKIFNYVFDNFEKREIIANNAIVDTVYVNDKDNIKVPVKVYNKEAFFSLVEKNNSNNIKFEKIYNKLSLPIKKDAEVGKLNIYYSDYLLGSVKLYSLEDVSYKRKISINNFALKSTKILLYICLFIFLLFMVFFLILVFILKKKKKKIRLKETSPLRFTTLIRKK, encoded by the coding sequence ATGCTAAAAAATATTAAATTCTTTGTTTTAATTAATCTACTAGTTTTATTATTGTTTAGTAATTTAATTGCTTATGCTTCTCAAGACATTAAAATTTCATCTGTATCAGCAATAGCTATTGATGCAAATACTGGGCAAGTTTTATATCAAAAAAATCCACATGAAAGGCTTTATCCGGCTAGCACAACTAAGTTAATAACAGCTCTAGTTGCTCTAGAAAAGGAAAAAAATCTTAATAAATTATTTACTGTTAGTAAAAATGCCACATTGATTGAACTAGGAAGTAGCAGTTTTTATTTAACTGAAGGAGAAACAATATCTTTTAAAGATTTGTTATATACTCTACTTCTTATCTCTGCTAATGATTCTGCAAATGTTATTGCTGAAAATATTTCTGGTAGTATAAGCAGTTTTGTTAATGAAATGAATAATTATGCATTAAATTTAGGATTGAAAGATACTCATTTCGAAAATCCTAATGGTTTACATAATGATAATCATTATACTTCAGCTTATGATCTATCAATACTAGCTAGTAAAGCATACAAGAATAAGATTATTAGAGATATAGTAAAAACAGAAAGTTATACAGTTAATACTGCATCAAAGCATATAAAACCATACTCAAAAATCATATATAACATAAATAAATTAATTAGAAAAAATTCAAAATATTATTATAAATATGCTAATGGAATGAAAACAGGATATACAACTCATGCTAAAAGAACTTTAGTAGCATCTGCATATTATAATAATATGAATATAATAGTTGTTACATTGAAATCTGAAAATGCATTTGACGATGCTATTAAGATTTTTAATTATGTTTTTGATAATTTTGAAAAACGAGAAATTATAGCTAATAATGCAATTGTTGATACAGTTTATGTAAATGATAAAGATAATATTAAAGTACCTGTAAAGGTTTATAATAAAGAAGCCTTTTTTTCACTCGTTGAAAAAAATAATAGTAACAATATCAAATTTGAAAAAATATATAACAAACTTTCTTTACCAATAAAAAAAGATGCCGAGGTAGGAAAGCTAAACATTTATTATTCAGATTATTTACTTGGAAGTGTTAAATTATACTCATTAGAAGATGTATCATATAAGAGAAAAATTTCCATCAATAATTTTGCTTTAAAGTCAACAAAAATATTACTTTATATATGTTTATTTATTTTTTTGTTATTTATGGTATTCTTTTTAATATTAGTTTTTATATTAAAAAAGAAAAAGAAGAAAATTCGATTAAAAGAAACATCCCCATTAAGATTTACTACTTTAATTAGAAAAAAATAA
- a CDS encoding HD-GYP domain-containing protein: MKRISLKNAKENMILARDVYSSNGTILLSEGQVINRFHIKKMSELGIDEILVKDEFTDDMDTQELITKSVKQECFEVINNVLSNNIINKSAITEDIINIVNKIMNNLLSNKEVILNLIEIRGIGNYTYFHSLYTMIYSILIGIKLEYNEDNLLRLGIGSLLHDIGKIKISKNIITKKGPLQDKEYEMIKLHTIMGFDILYNTYKFDQISCEIALLHHERLDGSGYPFGKTREEIPEIVKIASIGDVFDALTNDREYRKRLKPHIAIEYLLNSSTTHFDSYLVSKFVPYISLFSIGTYVLLNSREKGIVIYNNVKFPSRPVVRIIYDSEGKKLTYRKDIDLSINYNYYILDIIENLE; encoded by the coding sequence TTGAAAAGAATAAGTTTAAAAAATGCTAAAGAAAATATGATATTAGCTAGAGATGTTTATTCTTCTAACGGAACAATCTTATTATCCGAAGGACAAGTTATAAATAGATTTCATATAAAAAAAATGAGTGAACTTGGAATAGATGAAATACTTGTTAAAGATGAGTTTACAGATGATATGGATACACAAGAGTTGATAACAAAGAGTGTTAAACAAGAATGCTTCGAAGTAATAAATAATGTACTATCAAATAATATTATTAATAAGTCTGCTATTACTGAAGATATTATAAATATAGTAAATAAGATTATGAATAATTTATTAAGCAATAAAGAAGTAATTCTGAATTTGATAGAAATAAGGGGAATAGGAAACTATACTTATTTTCATTCTCTATATACTATGATTTATTCAATACTGATAGGTATAAAGTTAGAATATAATGAAGACAATCTTTTGCGGTTAGGTATAGGGTCATTATTACACGATATTGGCAAGATTAAGATATCAAAAAATATTATTACAAAAAAAGGGCCTCTCCAAGATAAAGAGTATGAAATGATTAAATTGCATACAATAATGGGATTTGATATTTTGTATAATACATATAAATTTGATCAAATTTCATGTGAAATTGCATTACTGCATCATGAAAGGCTTGATGGGAGTGGATATCCTTTTGGAAAAACAAGAGAAGAAATACCAGAAATAGTAAAAATAGCTTCAATCGGCGATGTATTCGATGCCTTAACTAATGATAGAGAATATAGAAAAAGACTTAAACCACATATTGCTATTGAATATTTGTTGAATTCTTCAACAACTCATTTTGATAGCTATTTGGTATCAAAATTCGTTCCTTATATTTCACTTTTTAGTATTGGAACATATGTATTATTAAATTCAAGAGAAAAAGGGATTGTAATATATAATAATGTTAAGTTTCCATCGAGACCTGTTGTTAGAATAATTTATGATAGTGAAGGAAAGAAATTAACTTATAGAAAAGATATTGATTTATCAATAAATTATAACTACTATATATTGGATATTATAGAAAACTTAGAATAA
- a CDS encoding 5-formyltetrahydrofolate cyclo-ligase, translating into MTKNELRKKALCKRKQLNSDYKNLCDKIIFQRLLIYLKNKQINNIFIYLNLVNEVDTKHIINYFLIQKINVYVPKIIDNKEMVAIKIDKDTEYKKNSLKINEPLEGIQISPEKLDLCIIPIVGFDENCNRLGFGRGYYDRFLKRTPMSCLRIGLAYEVQKCKAIPIEKHDITLDCIITEKRIYFPV; encoded by the coding sequence ATGACCAAAAATGAATTAAGAAAAAAAGCGTTATGTAAACGTAAACAATTAAATTCTGATTATAAGAATCTTTGTGATAAAATAATTTTTCAACGGTTATTAATTTATCTTAAAAATAAACAAATTAATAATATATTTATTTATTTGAACTTAGTAAATGAGGTAGATACAAAACATATAATAAACTATTTTTTAATACAAAAGATAAATGTTTATGTTCCTAAAATTATTGATAACAAAGAAATGGTAGCTATAAAAATAGATAAAGATACAGAATATAAAAAGAATTCATTGAAAATAAATGAGCCTTTAGAAGGAATTCAAATATCTCCTGAAAAACTTGATTTGTGTATTATTCCAATTGTTGGATTTGATGAAAATTGTAATAGACTTGGGTTTGGAAGAGGTTATTATGATAGGTTTTTAAAACGTACACCAATGTCGTGTTTAAGAATTGGACTTGCATATGAAGTTCAGAAATGTAAAGCAATTCCAATTGAAAAACACGATATTACGCTAGATTGTATTATAACTGAAAAAAGAATTTATTTTCCAGTTTGA
- a CDS encoding helix-hairpin-helix domain-containing protein — protein MFMNFSLREKIFIVVIVISLIFNFVELNYIFKTNSDIEKINIESIEDNKMNIDENNENRSLPNQSQKIYVYVTGNVKKPGVYILKNGDRVFTALELAGGTLKDSDLTKINMAQKLVDEQKIYVPKINEKIDENNVIVDNNIENDNGKININTASKSDFEKLPGIGPAIAQKIIDYREKVGRFKSIDDIKNVSGIGEKKYDAIKDYIYCN, from the coding sequence ATGTTTATGAATTTCTCATTAAGAGAAAAAATATTCATTGTTGTAATAGTTATTTCGTTAATATTTAATTTTGTTGAATTGAATTACATATTTAAAACAAATAGTGACATTGAAAAAATAAATATTGAATCTATTGAAGATAATAAAATGAATATTGATGAAAATAATGAAAATAGAAGTTTACCAAATCAAAGTCAAAAAATATATGTATATGTTACTGGAAATGTTAAGAAGCCTGGAGTCTATATACTAAAAAATGGAGATAGAGTATTTACAGCATTAGAATTAGCAGGAGGAACTTTAAAAGATAGTGATTTAACAAAGATTAACATGGCTCAAAAATTAGTTGACGAACAAAAAATTTATGTCCCTAAAATAAATGAAAAAATAGATGAGAATAACGTGATAGTAGATAATAATATCGAGAATGATAATGGTAAAATAAATATTAATACAGCATCTAAATCAGATTTTGAAAAACTGCCAGGAATAGGGCCAGCAATTGCCCAAAAAATAATTGATTATAGAGAAAAAGTTGGTAGATTTAAGTCAATTGACGACATTAAAAATGTAAGTGGGATTGGTGAAAAAAAATATGATGCAATAAAAGATTATATTTACTGTAATTAA
- the rsfS gene encoding ribosome silencing factor, translated as MQELQEIVKLIEEKKAFDITILDISKLSIVTDYFIICSASSTQMVKAIIDNVEEKSTIKILRIEGKTTYRWVVVDFGNIILHVFHQNEREFYNLERLWIDAPKVNI; from the coding sequence TTGCAAGAGTTACAAGAGATTGTTAAATTAATTGAAGAGAAGAAAGCATTTGATATTACTATACTTGATATATCCAAGTTATCAATTGTTACTGATTATTTTATTATTTGTAGTGCAAGTTCAACACAAATGGTTAAAGCAATAATTGATAATGTTGAAGAAAAGTCGACCATAAAGATACTAAGAATTGAAGGGAAAACAACTTATAGATGGGTTGTTGTTGACTTTGGTAATATTATCTTGCATGTATTCCATCAAAATGAAAGAGAATTTTATAATCTTGAGAGACTTTGGATTGATGCTCCAAAAGTAAATATATAA
- a CDS encoding putative signal transducing protein → MWEVVYITSNSEIASKIKEELEKEGILTQIKSSTKDAVEGYFEIIVPETEVNEAHNIIIEKGF, encoded by the coding sequence ATGTGGGAGGTAGTCTATATTACTTCAAACAGTGAAATTGCAAGTAAAATAAAAGAAGAACTAGAAAAAGAAGGTATCCTTACACAAATTAAAAGCTCAACGAAAGACGCTGTTGAAGGATACTTTGAAATAATTGTTCCGGAAACTGAAGTCAATGAGGCTCACAATATTATTATTGAAAAAGGATTTTAA
- a CDS encoding DUF177 domain-containing protein — MRLDVSKLKTKGQIEEFNFTENWGNVEFRGDIIEFIDPVSFIGKITNIGESFEVEGQIKTTIKTSCYRCLEDAIYNVDVNFIEEYTNKNVQDDDKIIFKDDFIELNEYVLGSILLNLPMKMLCRPDCKGLCPVCGTNLNFNVCQCEVENIDPRLSILKNLLQNFDSSEKKEV; from the coding sequence ATGCGGTTAGATGTTTCTAAATTGAAAACCAAAGGGCAGATTGAAGAATTTAATTTCACTGAAAACTGGGGGAACGTTGAATTTAGAGGTGATATTATAGAATTTATCGATCCAGTATCATTTATTGGTAAGATAACTAATATTGGCGAAAGTTTTGAAGTTGAAGGACAAATAAAAACAACAATAAAAACATCATGTTATAGATGCTTAGAAGATGCTATTTATAATGTTGATGTAAATTTTATTGAAGAATATACTAATAAAAATGTTCAGGATGATGATAAAATCATTTTTAAAGATGATTTTATTGAATTAAATGAATATGTGTTAGGTTCTATTTTACTTAATTTACCAATGAAAATGTTATGCAGACCAGATTGTAAGGGATTGTGTCCTGTTTGTGGTACAAACCTTAATTTTAATGTTTGTCAATGTGAAGTAGAAAATATTGACCCTAGACTTAGTATTCTAAAAAACCTACTTCAGAATTTCGACTCTAGTGAGAAAAAGGAGGTGTAA
- a CDS encoding DNA polymerase III subunit alpha has product MSFAHLHLHTEYSLLDGAVRIDKLFQRVKELNMNSVAITDHGVMYGVIDFYKKALEYNIKPIIGCEVYVAPRTRFDKEPNIDSNTFHLILLAKDNEGYKNLIKLVSYAFTEGYYYKPRIDWDLLSKYSKGLIALSSCIAGEIPQYILSENTTKLLETINFYKQVFDKDFYFELQYHGIEQQKIVNQELLRLSKKYDIDVVATNDVHYLNKNDRRMHDILLCIQTGKTVNDTNRMEFQSDQFFLKSFDQMYDIFSFYPEALKNTLKIAEQCNVSFEFGKIKLPKFELPENENDLFSYLKKLVINGFSKKYNLQNNEALNRLNYELEVIKSMGFTEYFLIVHDFIKYAKDNNIMVGPGRGSAAGSIVSYCLGITNIDPLKYNLLFERFLNPERITMPDIDIDFCYIRRQEVIDYVIKKYGQDKVSQIITFGTMAARASIRDVGRALGISYALVDQIAKMIPFSIGMTINKALETNGDLQNLYQTNSTIKDLLDLAMQIEGMPRHSSVHAAGVVISSCPMEDIVPLAKSDDAVVTQFPMTTLEELGLLKIDFLGLRTLTVIQNTIDLIYKNRGIRIDIDKIDFSDKNVYKFISEGNTEGVFQLESSGMKQFMHDLKPETFEDIIAGISLYRPGPMDQIPIYIQNKNNKENIEYLHPKLEPILNVTYGCIVYQEQVMQIFRELAGYSLGRADLVRRAMAKKKADILLHEKEQFIHGAVNNDIPKDIAEKIFNIMLDFASYAFNKSHAAAYAVLAYQTAFLKYYYTIEFMTSLITSVMDSNEKVSQYIDECKKFKINILSPDINKSEYDFTIEGNNIRFGLKAIKNIGDNVIQHIIHEKKNGNYKDLYDFIMRTDSNIVNKRVIESLIKSGSFDFSKINRNSMLLSIDDILSKKQILKKNQNQINFFETLSTENEVYEYIQTPQPTKKELLQMEKDVLGIYINGHPIEEFKSIIDKYNIINLSELKELTEVQIENYQQVLICGIVRNVNIKLTKSNKTMAFVKIEDYSDNAEVIVFPTIYEQYSDLLKEDLVLIFEAKLNYNEDEGIKFIAQKIMKIDNNFLDKNNFKRNENAQSDNMHKIVKIKVNNFDMLLSNKFKSFIQFFSGQTKIVIIKDNKRLISKNNMCISLNNTVIEQLKEWFGNENVEICNDDY; this is encoded by the coding sequence ATGTCATTTGCTCATTTACATCTTCATACAGAGTATAGTTTATTGGATGGTGCAGTTAGAATCGATAAATTATTCCAAAGAGTAAAAGAACTTAATATGAATTCTGTTGCTATTACTGATCATGGAGTAATGTATGGGGTAATTGATTTTTACAAAAAAGCTTTAGAATATAATATAAAACCCATAATAGGATGTGAGGTATATGTTGCACCACGTACAAGATTTGATAAAGAACCTAATATTGATAGCAATACATTTCATTTAATATTACTTGCTAAAGACAATGAAGGTTACAAAAATTTAATAAAATTGGTTTCATATGCTTTTACTGAAGGATATTATTATAAACCTAGAATAGATTGGGATTTATTATCTAAATATTCTAAAGGATTGATTGCATTATCTAGTTGTATAGCTGGAGAAATACCTCAGTATATTTTATCTGAAAATACTACAAAATTACTTGAAACAATTAACTTTTATAAACAGGTTTTTGACAAAGATTTTTATTTTGAACTTCAATATCATGGAATTGAACAGCAAAAGATTGTAAATCAAGAACTTTTAAGACTTTCAAAAAAATACGATATTGATGTTGTTGCAACCAATGATGTTCATTATTTAAACAAGAATGATAGAAGAATGCATGACATACTTCTATGCATACAAACTGGGAAAACAGTTAATGACACAAATAGAATGGAATTTCAAAGTGACCAATTCTTTTTAAAATCATTTGATCAGATGTATGATATATTTTCATTTTATCCTGAAGCACTTAAAAATACTTTGAAAATTGCTGAACAATGTAATGTTTCATTTGAATTTGGTAAAATAAAATTACCAAAGTTTGAATTGCCAGAAAATGAAAATGATCTATTTTCTTATCTAAAAAAATTAGTAATAAATGGATTTTCTAAAAAATATAATTTACAAAATAATGAAGCTTTAAATAGATTAAATTATGAACTTGAAGTTATTAAAAGTATGGGTTTTACTGAATATTTTTTGATTGTTCACGACTTTATTAAATATGCAAAAGACAATAATATTATGGTAGGACCTGGAAGAGGTTCTGCAGCAGGTAGTATTGTTTCGTACTGTTTAGGTATTACAAATATTGATCCTTTGAAATATAACTTGTTGTTTGAAAGATTTTTAAACCCAGAAAGAATAACTATGCCAGATATTGATATTGACTTTTGCTATATACGAAGACAAGAAGTTATAGATTATGTTATCAAAAAATATGGACAAGATAAAGTAAGTCAAATTATTACTTTTGGTACAATGGCTGCAAGAGCTTCAATAAGAGATGTCGGAAGGGCACTTGGGATTTCTTATGCACTAGTAGATCAAATAGCTAAAATGATTCCTTTTTCTATAGGAATGACAATAAATAAAGCTCTCGAAACTAATGGTGATCTGCAAAACCTTTATCAAACCAATTCAACAATTAAAGATCTTCTAGATTTAGCAATGCAAATAGAAGGAATGCCTAGGCATTCTTCTGTTCATGCTGCAGGTGTTGTTATTTCTTCTTGTCCTATGGAAGATATTGTTCCATTAGCGAAAAGTGACGATGCTGTTGTTACACAATTTCCAATGACTACACTAGAGGAATTAGGTTTGCTAAAAATTGACTTTTTAGGACTTAGGACATTAACTGTGATACAAAATACAATTGATTTGATTTATAAAAATAGAGGAATACGAATTGATATTGATAAAATTGACTTTTCAGATAAAAATGTTTACAAATTTATATCTGAAGGAAATACTGAAGGTGTATTTCAGTTAGAGAGTAGTGGTATGAAACAGTTTATGCATGATCTAAAACCAGAAACATTTGAAGATATTATTGCAGGGATTTCACTATATAGACCTGGTCCAATGGATCAAATACCAATTTACATTCAAAACAAAAATAACAAAGAAAATATTGAATATCTACATCCAAAACTTGAACCGATACTTAATGTTACTTATGGTTGTATTGTTTATCAAGAACAGGTAATGCAAATTTTCAGAGAACTAGCTGGTTATTCACTTGGTAGAGCTGATCTTGTAAGAAGAGCAATGGCAAAGAAGAAAGCAGATATTTTACTCCATGAAAAGGAGCAATTTATTCATGGTGCGGTTAATAATGATATCCCAAAAGATATAGCAGAAAAAATATTTAATATAATGCTTGATTTTGCTAGTTATGCATTTAATAAATCTCATGCTGCAGCATATGCTGTTTTAGCATACCAAACTGCATTTTTGAAATATTATTATACAATTGAATTTATGACAAGTTTAATTACAAGTGTAATGGATTCAAATGAGAAGGTAAGTCAATATATTGATGAGTGTAAAAAATTCAAAATAAATATATTAAGTCCTGACATTAATAAAAGTGAATACGACTTTACTATTGAAGGTAATAATATCCGTTTTGGGTTGAAGGCAATAAAGAATATTGGAGATAATGTTATTCAACATATTATTCACGAGAAGAAGAATGGTAATTATAAAGATTTATATGATTTTATAATGAGAACTGACAGCAATATTGTAAATAAAAGAGTAATTGAAAGTTTAATAAAAAGTGGTTCTTTTGATTTTAGTAAAATAAATAGAAATTCAATGCTTCTATCCATAGATGATATTCTTTCTAAAAAACAGATTTTAAAAAAGAATCAAAATCAAATTAATTTTTTTGAAACCTTATCTACTGAAAATGAAGTATATGAATATATTCAAACACCGCAACCAACAAAAAAGGAATTATTACAGATGGAAAAGGATGTATTAGGTATTTATATAAATGGTCATCCAATTGAAGAGTTTAAGAGTATAATTGATAAATATAATATAATTAATTTAAGTGAATTGAAAGAATTGACCGAAGTCCAAATTGAAAACTACCAACAGGTATTAATTTGTGGTATTGTAAGGAATGTGAATATAAAACTAACAAAATCAAATAAAACAATGGCTTTTGTAAAAATAGAAGATTATTCTGATAATGCTGAAGTTATTGTCTTCCCAACAATTTATGAACAATATTCTGATCTTTTAAAAGAAGACTTAGTTTTAATATTTGAAGCAAAATTAAACTATAATGAAGATGAAGGAATCAAGTTCATTGCTCAAAAAATAATGAAGATTGATAATAATTTCTTAGATAAGAATAATTTTAAAAGAAATGAAAATGCTCAAAGTGATAATATGCATAAGATAGTAAAAATTAAGGTTAATAATTTTGATATGTTGTTATCCAATAAATTTAAATCATTTATTCAATTTTTCTCTGGACAAACTAAGATTGTTATTATAAAAGATAATAAAAGACTTATTTCAAAAAATAATATGTGTATATCATTAAATAATACTGTTATTGAACAGCTTAAAGAATGGTTTGGGAATGAAAATGTCGAAATATGCAATGATGATTATTGA
- the pfkA gene encoding 6-phosphofructokinase — translation MKTIGVLTSGGDAPGMNAAIRAVVRTGIYYGYRVMGIRRGYNGLIEGDIFEMNLRSVSDIIQRGGTILLTARSPEFMTENGQKKAASMCRIFKIDALVVIGGDGSFRGARDLSKFDIPVVGIPGTIDNDIACTDYTIGFDTTLNTVQDAINKIRDTATSHERVSILEVMGRHAGHIALLSGIAGGAESIIIPEKGIDKEEIIRRIIEGKNKGKLHNLIILAEGIGGATELAKEIEEATGIETRATILGYIQRGGSPTAQDRVMASLMGAKAVEVINEGKKNRIIAYKDGKVVDYDIDEALSMKKSIDEYMYQLSNILSL, via the coding sequence ATTAAAACAATTGGTGTTTTAACAAGTGGTGGGGATGCACCTGGTATGAATGCAGCTATTAGAGCTGTTGTTAGAACTGGTATTTATTATGGTTATAGGGTTATGGGTATTAGAAGAGGTTATAATGGTCTTATTGAAGGTGATATTTTTGAAATGAATCTACGTTCAGTTTCAGATATTATACAACGTGGTGGAACTATTCTATTAACAGCAAGATCACCTGAATTTATGACTGAAAATGGGCAAAAGAAAGCTGCTTCAATGTGCAGAATATTTAAAATTGATGCTTTAGTTGTAATTGGTGGTGATGGTTCATTTAGGGGTGCACGTGATTTAAGTAAATTTGATATTCCAGTTGTTGGAATACCAGGTACAATAGATAACGATATTGCATGCACAGATTATACAATTGGATTTGATACAACATTAAATACTGTTCAAGATGCAATTAATAAAATTAGGGATACTGCGACTTCACATGAAAGAGTAAGTATTTTAGAGGTAATGGGTAGACATGCGGGACATATTGCCTTACTTAGTGGAATAGCAGGTGGAGCAGAATCAATAATTATACCAGAAAAAGGAATTGATAAAGAGGAAATAATTAGAAGAATTATTGAAGGTAAAAACAAAGGAAAGCTTCACAATTTGATAATATTAGCCGAAGGTATTGGTGGAGCAACTGAACTTGCAAAGGAAATTGAAGAAGCTACTGGTATTGAAACAAGAGCAACAATTCTTGGATATATACAAAGAGGTGGATCACCAACTGCTCAAGATAGAGTTATGGCAAGTTTAATGGGGGCGAAAGCAGTCGAGGTAATTAATGAAGGTAAGAAAAATAGAATTATAGCATATAAAGATGGTAAAGTTGTTGATTATGACATTGATGAAGCACTATCCATGAAGAAATCAATTGATGAATATATGTATCAGTTATCTAATATATTATCTCTATAA
- the rpmF gene encoding 50S ribosomal protein L32, whose amino-acid sequence MAQPKRKWSKQRTHKHRANWKLEANNLVECPQCHEMKLPHRICPNCGYYKNRKVVNQD is encoded by the coding sequence ATGGCTCAACCAAAAAGAAAATGGTCAAAACAAAGAACCCATAAACATAGAGCAAATTGGAAATTAGAAGCAAACAATTTAGTAGAATGCCCACAATGTCACGAAATGAAGCTTCCTCACAGGATTTGTCCAAATTGCGGTTATTATAAAAATAGAAAAGTTGTAAATCAAGATTAA
- the mtrB gene encoding trp RNA-binding attenuation protein MtrB → MDENTNNFKNGDYIIVKALENGVNVIGLTRGKDTRLHHTEKLDKGEVLLAQFTENTSAIKVRGYAEIYTKHGTIISDAQNK, encoded by the coding sequence ATGGACGAAAACACTAATAATTTCAAAAATGGTGATTATATTATTGTAAAAGCACTTGAAAATGGCGTTAATGTTATAGGCCTAACACGGGGGAAAGATACTCGTCTTCATCATACTGAAAAACTTGATAAAGGAGAAGTATTACTTGCACAGTTTACAGAGAATACTTCTGCAATAAAAGTAAGGGGTTATGCTGAGATATATACAAAACATGGTACTATTATCTCAGATGCTCAAAATAAATAA